The window ATTATGGCAATCTCCGGCGGCAGAGAGCCGCAGCCGGTTACCGATCTGCGCATTCTGTCCGCCGATGACATGCAAGGCCGTCTGGTCGGCAGCGAGGGTAATGCCCGCGCCCGCGCCTATATCGTGGAACGGCTTGGCGAGATCGGCGTCGAGGCGGTGTTTGAAAATTACGAGCAGAGCTTCACCTTCCAGCGCTCACTGGATTTCCGTGACCCCGACGCGGAGCGTGAAACCATCACGGCCGTCAATCTGGTAGGCCGTATCGCCGGGACCAATCCGGGCGATCATGTGATGGTCGTTGGCGCGCATTACGACCATGTCGGCATGGACGAAGACGGCAATATCTTCAATGGCGCGGACGACAATGCCTCCGGCACGGCGGGCCTGCTGGCGGTCGCGGCGGCCTTCATGGAGAACCCGCCGGAGAACGACGTGATCCTCGTGGCGTTTGATGCCGAGGAGGGCGGTCTTCGCGGCGCGCGCCATTTCGTGGCCAACCGGCCCGAAGGCTATGAGAGAATAGGCTTCATGCTGAATATGGACATGATCGCCTATAGCGAGACCGACGATCTCTACGCGGTCGGCACCTGGCATTATCCGGTGCTGCTGGATCTGGTGGCGGCTGCGGCGGAGGCCTCCCGGATCAATCTGCGCACCGGCTATGACGAGCCGAGCGATGATCCGCGCAATGACTGGACCATGCTGTCAGACCACGGCCCCTTCCATGCGGCAGGCATCCCCTTCCTCTATCTCGGCGTGGAGGACCACGAGCACTACCACCAGATCACCGACACGTATGAGAATATGACGCTGGCCTTTTTCGGCGGCGCGGTGGAGACGGCAGTGGACGTGGCGCGCCGCGCCGATGCCATGCTGGACCTCATCGCCACGTCTCCCTCCCGCCAGCCTGAAGCGGTGGAGAAATAGCCGGCATGATGCTGACGGTCGAACAACTGAACGAGCTTGGCGTACCGCTGGCACGCACGCTGGGCGTGGTGGTTCTGGAAGCCGGGCCGGACCGGGTCGTTGCCGAGATGGAGGTGCGCACAGAAATATGCACGCTCGGCGACACGCTCCATGGCGGTGCGATGATGAGCCTGGCAGACATTGCGGGCGCGACGGGGGCCTTCATCTCCCTGCCTGAAGGTGCGGTTGGCACCACGACGACCGAGAGCAAGACCAATATGATCTCCAGCCCGCCCGTGGGCATGAAGGTCATCGCGACGGCGACACCCATCCACAAGGGCAGGACCAGTCAGGTCTGGCAGACGCGCATCGAACGCGAGGACGGCAAGCTGGTCGCCCTGACCACCCAGACCCAGCTTAATATGTGGCCGCAGGGTTAGGGGCAGCTGACCTCTATAGATGTCTCCCCCCGCCTGCGGGGGGAGTGGTCCGAAGGACCGAGGGGGGGATTTTAAAAAGGCTCCCCCCTCCGTCTCGCTTGCGCTCGACACCTCCCCCGTGAACGGGGGAGGACATCTGCGAAGGCCAGGAAGCGGCCTGAAAAGGCCGAACGGCCGCCCGCGACTGCCTGTGCCCGCGCAGGCGGGTATCCGGGCCACCCATGCCTGAGAGGTTGCTTTTCCCTGATCCTTCGAGACGTTCGCTTCGCTCACCCTCAGGATGAGGGAAAAGCGCGAGGAAAGCCCTCATCCTGAGGGGCTTCGTCAGAAGCCGTCTCGAAGGACGAGGGCTAGGAAAAGGAAAGCCATAGGCATGGCTCCCCCGGACCGCTACGCGGCCGGAGGATGACATCTGGACTTAAGCAAACGCCTGATGGCCGGTAATGGCGCGGCCCATGATGAGGGCGTGGATGTCGTGCGTCCCCTCATAGGTATTGACGGTTTCCAGGTTCATCGCGTGTCGCAGGATATGGTATTCCTCGGCAATGCCATTGCCGCCATGGATGTCGCGTGCCTCGCGGGCAATGGCCAGCGCCTTGCCGCAATTATTGCGCTTCATCAGCGAGATGGCTTCCGGCACGAAGGCGCCCTGATCGATCAGGCGGCCAAGTTGCAGCGCCCCCAGAAAGCCAAGCGTGATCTCGGCCTGCATGTCGGCGAGCTTCTTCTGGACCAGCTGGGTGGCAGCAATCGGCTTGCCGAAGACAACGCGTTCCAGCGCGTATTCGCGCGCGGCGTGGAAGCAGAACTCCGCCGCGCCCATTGCACCCCATGAGATGCCGTAGCGCGCCTTGTTGAGGCAGGAGAAGGGCCCGCGCAGACCCTTCACATTCGGCAAGATTGCATCCTCGCCCACTTTCACGTCATCCAGCGAGATCGAGCCGGTGACAGAAGCACGAAGAGAGAGCTTGCCCTCAATCTTGGGCGTCTCGAAACCCTTGGTGCCACGCTCCACGATGAAGCCGCGTATCTCGCCATCAAGCTTGGCCCAGACCACAGCCAGATCGGAAATCGGCGAGTTGGTGATCCACATTTTCGAGCCGTTGAGGACGTATCCGCCATCAATCTTCTTGGCGTTGGTGCGCATCGCGCCCGGATCAGAGCCGCCATCGGCCTCGGTCAGGCCGAAACAGCCGACAAACTCGCCCGATGCCAGCTTGGGCAGGTATTTCTTTTTCTGCTCGTCAGAACCGAAGGCGAAGATCGGGTACATGACGAGGGAAGACTGCACGCTCATCGCGGAGCGATAGCCGGAATCGATGGCTTCCACTTCGCGCGCGATCAGGCCGTAGGCGACGTGGGAGAGGTCCGACCCGCCATAGACTTCCGGCAGGGTGGCGCCCAGCAGGCCCAGCTCGCCCATCTCGGTCATGATTTTGCGGTCGAACTTTTCCTCGCGCGCCGCCTCGATCACGCGGGGCAGTAGCTCGCCGCGCGAATAGTCGCGCGCGGCCTGGGAGACCATGCGCTCTTCCTCGGTGAGAAGCGTGTCGAGATGAAGGGCGTCGTCCCAGCGGAACTGGATTACCGAGCCCTGGGTGTTGGTGCTGGCCATTATACGTTCTCCTCGCAGTTTTCGACGGACCCGAGTGGCGTCTTGCTACTACCCTTGGCGCGCAAAAGGCAGAGACTTTTTCACCTCACGCACAGGATGGTGCGAAGACCGTCAGGTGAACAGCACCACGCTGGCAATGCTGAAATAGATCACCACGCCGGTGGCGTCCGCGATGGAGGTAACCAGCGGGGCGCTGGCCGTTGCCGGGTCCATGTTGAAGCGCGACAGGATGAAGGGCAGCGACATGCCGATAAGACTGCCCACCAGCACGATGATGATCATCGAGCTGGCAACGACCAGCGCAATATCCGGCCCACCCCGGAAGACACCAATGCCGGAGACCGCCAGAGCCATGGTGATGCCCAGCGCGCCGGCAACAAGGAACTCCCGGCCCAGCATGCGGCCCCAGTCGCGGGACCTCACATCGCCAGTGGCGAGCGCGCGCACCATCAGCGTGGCGGCCTGAGACCCGGCATTGCCGCCAGAGGCGATGAGGAGCGGCAGAAAGAAGATCAGCGCGATATGGGCGGCAATCGTGTCCTCGAAATAGGCAATGCCAAAGCCCGACAGCAGATTGCCGAAGACCAGAAGGACCAGCCAGACAATGCGCGCGCGGTAGAGCGTGATAATGCCGGCGGTACGCACGCTTTCGGTAATCTCGCCGTGCGCGCCGAGACGCAGGAAGTCTTCGGTGGCCTCTTCTTCCAGCGCGTCCATCGCGTCATCGTGTGTGACGATGCCCAGAAGATGATGCTGCGCATCGACCACCGGCACGGCCAGGATGTCATATTTCGCGATGGTGCGCGCCACGCTCTCCTGGTCATCGTCCACAAAGGCATAGACCGGATCATCATCCATCAGATCGGCAACCTTGCGCGAAGGGGGCGCAAGGATGAGGTCAGTCAGGCGCACCGTCCCGATCAGTTCGCGATCATCTTTCAGCACATAGGTGCGGTAGATGGTTTCCTTGTCGGGCGCCTCGCGCCGGAGCTGCGCAATCGCATCCTTGGCCGTCATGTCCGCTCTCAGCGTGGCGTAGTCCGAGGTCATGATGGCCCCGGCCGTCGCTTCTTCGTACGAGGACAGCTTGCGGATATTCTCGCGTTCCACATGGGCAAGGGCAGGCAGCAGCATTTCCTGCTGCTCTTCGGACAGGCGGTTGAACACGTCGGCCCGGTCATCGGCCTTCATCTCGGTGATGAGAGCGGTAAGCTGGGGGCGCGTCATGTGCTCGATGGTCTCTTCCTGCAGTTCCGGCTCGATATAGCCGAACACCTCGGCCTGAACCTCGACGGGCAGTGCGCACAGCAGCTTCCAGGCCTCGCCGGGATCGATCTCGGACAGGGCATGGGCGATGTCAGCCGGATGGTCTTCTGCGTCTATGGTGATCGCCATTCCGGCTTCATCGAATGCCATATGAACTCCTTGCAACCAAAGGGGAGGTACCGCGTTACCTGTGTTCTAGACCTGCAAGGCGGCACTTACCAAGAGCGTATCACTCAGATCTCTGCGCTCCGGTAAGCTAGTCCACGCCGCCTCGCTGTCACTGCCACGAAGAAGGAAGGACAGATATATGAGCACCTCTGCTGCACGCGCCGCCAAACAGGTGAAAGACGCCGTCAAGCGCGAAACCGACGCGGAGTCTCTCGCTGCCGAGCTTGAAGAGCTCAAGCGCGAGTTCCGTGAGCTGGTCGAGCAGGTCGGACGCGTTGGAAAAGTCGGTGCTCACGAAGCCTCGACCGCCGCGAAAACCACGGTCAAGCATGGAAAAGATGCCGGCGAGCAACTCATCGAGGAGGTCGTCGACCAGTGGAACTCGGTCGAAGGCCGGATCGT is drawn from Glycocaulis alkaliphilus and contains these coding sequences:
- a CDS encoding M20/M25/M40 family metallo-hydrolase; amino-acid sequence: MHFNLRFSALLAAPVLALSLASCDIMAISGGREPQPVTDLRILSADDMQGRLVGSEGNARARAYIVERLGEIGVEAVFENYEQSFTFQRSLDFRDPDAERETITAVNLVGRIAGTNPGDHVMVVGAHYDHVGMDEDGNIFNGADDNASGTAGLLAVAAAFMENPPENDVILVAFDAEEGGLRGARHFVANRPEGYERIGFMLNMDMIAYSETDDLYAVGTWHYPVLLDLVAAAAEASRINLRTGYDEPSDDPRNDWTMLSDHGPFHAAGIPFLYLGVEDHEHYHQITDTYENMTLAFFGGAVETAVDVARRADAMLDLIATSPSRQPEAVEK
- a CDS encoding PaaI family thioesterase, giving the protein MLTVEQLNELGVPLARTLGVVVLEAGPDRVVAEMEVRTEICTLGDTLHGGAMMSLADIAGATGAFISLPEGAVGTTTTESKTNMISSPPVGMKVIATATPIHKGRTSQVWQTRIEREDGKLVALTTQTQLNMWPQG
- a CDS encoding acyl-CoA dehydrogenase — protein: MASTNTQGSVIQFRWDDALHLDTLLTEEERMVSQAARDYSRGELLPRVIEAAREEKFDRKIMTEMGELGLLGATLPEVYGGSDLSHVAYGLIAREVEAIDSGYRSAMSVQSSLVMYPIFAFGSDEQKKKYLPKLASGEFVGCFGLTEADGGSDPGAMRTNAKKIDGGYVLNGSKMWITNSPISDLAVVWAKLDGEIRGFIVERGTKGFETPKIEGKLSLRASVTGSISLDDVKVGEDAILPNVKGLRGPFSCLNKARYGISWGAMGAAEFCFHAAREYALERVVFGKPIAATQLVQKKLADMQAEITLGFLGALQLGRLIDQGAFVPEAISLMKRNNCGKALAIAREARDIHGGNGIAEEYHILRHAMNLETVNTYEGTHDIHALIMGRAITGHQAFA
- the mgtE gene encoding magnesium transporter, which codes for MAFDEAGMAITIDAEDHPADIAHALSEIDPGEAWKLLCALPVEVQAEVFGYIEPELQEETIEHMTRPQLTALITEMKADDRADVFNRLSEEQQEMLLPALAHVERENIRKLSSYEEATAGAIMTSDYATLRADMTAKDAIAQLRREAPDKETIYRTYVLKDDRELIGTVRLTDLILAPPSRKVADLMDDDPVYAFVDDDQESVARTIAKYDILAVPVVDAQHHLLGIVTHDDAMDALEEEATEDFLRLGAHGEITESVRTAGIITLYRARIVWLVLLVFGNLLSGFGIAYFEDTIAAHIALIFFLPLLIASGGNAGSQAATLMVRALATGDVRSRDWGRMLGREFLVAGALGITMALAVSGIGVFRGGPDIALVVASSMIIIVLVGSLIGMSLPFILSRFNMDPATASAPLVTSIADATGVVIYFSIASVVLFT
- a CDS encoding glycine zipper domain-containing protein, with amino-acid sequence MSTSAARAAKQVKDAVKRETDAESLAAELEELKREFRELVEQVGRVGKVGAHEASTAAKTTVKHGKDAGEQLIEEVVDQWNSVEGRIVKETRDNPWQALGIAAAAGLVIGFLARR